A part of Neoarius graeffei isolate fNeoGra1 chromosome 8, fNeoGra1.pri, whole genome shotgun sequence genomic DNA contains:
- the cfl1 gene encoding cofilin-1, whose translation MASGVTVQENVLTIFNEMKVRKAHSNNEERRKRKKAVLFCLSDDKKQIIIEEGREILQGDEGDPYLEFIKMLPPEDCRYALYDATYETRETKKEDLVFIFWAPECAPLKSKMIYASSKDAIKKKFTGIKHEWQLNCLEDIKDRKALAEKLGGSSVVSLEGKPLCD comes from the exons ATG GCCTCTGGAGTTACAGTTCAAGAGAATGTGCTGACAATCTTCAATGAAATGAAGGTGCGCAAGGCACATTCCAATAATGAGGAGAGAAGGAAGAGGAAGAAGGCTGTGCTGTTCTGCCTGAGTGATGACAAAAAGCAAATCATCATTGAAGAAGGCCGTGAGATCCTGCAAGGTGATGAGGGAGATCCCTACCTGGAGTTTATCAAGATGTTGCCCCCTGAAGACTGCCGTTATGCTCTATATGACGCCACATATGAGACTCGTGAGACCAAGAAGGAGGACCTTGTATTCATCTTTTG GGCCCCAGAGTGTGCTCCACTCAAGAGCAAGATGATCTATGCCAGCTCCAAGGATGCAATCAAGAAGAAATTCACAG GTATCAAGCATGAGTGGCAATTGAATTGTTTGGAGGACATCAAGGACCGAAAGGCTCTTGCAGAGAAGCTTGGGGGCTCTTCAGTGGTCAGTCTTGAAGGGAAGCCTCTGTGTGACTGA